A portion of the Podospora pseudoanserina strain CBS 124.78 chromosome 2, whole genome shotgun sequence genome contains these proteins:
- a CDS encoding hypothetical protein (EggNog:ENOG503NZXE; COG:U), with amino-acid sequence MNANHPPELRTGLQMSTTGPDVPPSPESCCFTTAPVGLPDFGEGVSTVPSSSKAYQDALQNLSASHPPWLDKAAPLSYFTPGLVGSREGSPRSFLSHPPVQKPLPVVPETRRKPDPEAGHSGGGIQGRICIDPRMHPTKAHAKLHHPGLLKGADFCDAGVECAPIEPIESPEKDKRLFPFGDFFDDSSDEEGPVVGYRFRRLTGGDICRERVDVSNHKHSGHSSALKVRPALGVTAFNLSDHEQRQPYHGVSKVRTLADIPPIKLLNPPLEIPLRDSSLADPGQVYDDLAPEQTEARSDPSRPSSEYSSPSSSRQLGDMLLYGEGPPSHQRADSAQSMISDGTVFSPFESGQPAVGEIFHQDRSPILDETAVLSDAEPANAPEETLWANGRSFSQNEGPILRPLESSGCWAPSLGRVSKNQVKCGEKSKDSSSRNGARESTSEVARDSDVELSTASKKVGELRASSVDPRRATTTTVSSNSGNGPRSAGITTPRNLDLSRLASFFRDLTKPYETYQSKLTELPARENTVESVEGNQPTSPVSGRIRNLTDNSTASTSLDTRFKRTVCNMEQLLNKAMDLANQAVDQDDHQCLDMLGTVDHEADSHNSPPSVHESLPSVYESSDDEQPPPPPPPPPVHKRSIEKVATPRSSIKQPPHVPKHHRSAPGMRSRNVRIEIPKRVTSLRKLNAGMVHVPLSDLQRSRFQELSPPVSPLTHAPSRPDDHGQTDSLSEQGCILMSRGSKKVKKCRSCRRLPLLNHRFSFLCAKEEDVPLKDTRSRPDAKLRPAGKSISGKIRKSNSWSFDGAADHRPDNSMEDSLLHETDGAGPSAERSYPAKDDHFEQDDPHPENGTDSRRINLRGKAHVSLRGYQGFSLARAYRRHPIARDWSTVRKRFVATVACLSTAVIGVLIGIYAGMVPSIQYMIADLQHYAILGNVFFYIGLAIPSFFFWPLPLLHGRKPYILSSLVLAMPLLFPQAITVSQPRSPYVSTWRWALLSSRAFMGLTLGFASMNFHSVLTDLFGASLMSGNPHQEIVDKHDVRRHGGGMGAWLGLWTWCYTGSLGIGFLLGAVIIDSANPSWGFYVSIILIMFILLLNVVCPEVRRSPFRRSVAEVRNGNRVSRRVARGEVMMHRVKDGPTWWGQEVYHGILLSLEMLRQPGFLIIALYTGWIYAQVVLIIVLLGALTSRSYQLRSPFVGLCVAFISFGALVAIPFQKANLFSRGRHHQQQSNEDTFDKKFSWTSHLLRRTIVCLVLPLVGVAYTFASTGPPVPLEIPTLFATMIGLLSGLAISECNGLIMETFDTSDLHPGMTGRPRGASNKSSKRTNYSSFPRVTAGFAVCHTIGFVLAAVATAVGGNLQRNLGQQAATGVVAGILLILTLLLLAVLIRFKDVQIIPVSKNLEMEKWEKYRRESIRRRSEVSAPATQNTMTDAEMWRPLLMGNPSSRMRRVNILELGSMSRWTEIRKKNRLIDETSAHLNRAALESAATALEETTTDLVRRVSSRRNNRSPPPRRFFTGSPGPSGVTRSESPIQRAGMTPKAMELDSFIVVRQPPVAATAVPASPSPLPSHSKTRGAGDDFMERECVMGQTVKEEENENGDRALFESSDFLSSSDDQKDVVGRGRAEIKGKFDDVGHQGHGHQSHFQEEESEGRRNGNEIQRK; translated from the exons ATGAACGCCAACCACCCGCCAGAGCTCCGCACTGGGCTGCAAATGAGCACAACCGGACCAGACGTACCTCCTAGTCCTGAGTCTTGTTGCTTCACTACCGCACCAGTTGGCTTGCCAGATTTCGGTGAGGGTGTCTCGACCGTGCCTTCATCGAGCAAGGCATACCAGGATGCTCTGCAGAACCTGTCGGCCAGCCATCCTCCCTGGCTTGACAAAGCCGCTCCTCTGTCTTACTTTACGCCCGGACTTGTTGGGTCCCGTGAAGGCTCTCCGAGAAGCTTCCTGTCACATCCACCGGTACAGAAGCCTCTACCAGTCGTTCCGGAAACAAGACGGAAACCTGATCCAGAAGCTGGTCATTCTGGTGGTGGAATTCAAGGGAGGATATGCATCGATCCCCGAATGCATCCGACGAAGGCCCACGCGAAACTTCATCATCCAGGATTGCTGAAAGGAGCCGATTTTTGTGATGCCGGGGTTGAATGCGCTCCTATCGAGCCAATCGAGTCACCTGAAAAAGACAAACGCTTGTTTCCGTTCGGCGATTTCTTTGATGATTCTTCAGACGAAGAAGGCCCCGTCGTCGGCTACCGCTTCCGCAGACTCACTGGTGGTGACATTTGCAGAGAAAGAGTAGACGTCTCCAACCACAAACACTCTGGTCACAGCTCAGCCCTCAAAGTACGGCCTGCTCTGGGTGTCACGGCATTCAATCTTTCCGATCACGAACAACGTCAGCCGTATCATGGGGTGTCAAAGGTCCGCACACTAGCTGATATTCCTCCGATCAAACTTCTTAATCCGCCATTGGAAATACCGTTGCGGGACAGCAGCTTGGCAGACCCTGGCCAAGTTTATGATGACCTCGCACCCGAGCAGACAGAAGCCCGTTCCGATCCATCCCGGCCCTCCAGCGAATATTCATCGCCCTCTAGTTCCCGGCAATTAGGCGATATGTTGCTCTATGGGGAAGGGCCGCCATCCCATCAACGTGCAGATTCCGCCCAGTCCATGATCTCGGACGGGACTGTATTCAGTCCATTTGAATCGGGTCAACCTGCTGTAGGAGAAATCTTTCATCAGGACCGCAGTCCTATCCTGGACGAGACAGCTGTGCTGAGCGATGCTGAACCGGCTAACGCACCTGAAGAGACGTTGTGGGCCAATGGCAGGTCATTCAGTCAGAATGAGGGTCCGATACTGCGTCCATTAGA ATCTTCTGGGTGTTGGGCTCCGTCCCTTGGTCGAGTGTCCAAGAACCAAGTCAAGTGCGgagagaagagcaaggaCTCGTCGAGCAGAAACGGCGCCCGA GAATCAACGTCTGAGGTAGCCAGGGACTCGGATGTAGAGTTGTCAACTGCAAGCAAGAAGGTTGGCGAGCTCCGT GCATCTTCTGTTGATCCTCGCCGTGCGACTACGACCACCGTTTCGTCAAACTCGGGGAATGGTCCTCGCTCAGCTGGAATAACAACCCCAAGAAATTTGGACCTCAGTCGTCTGGCCTCGTTCTTCCGTGACCTCACCAAGCCGTATGAGACGTACCAGTCCAAGTTGACTGAATTACCCGCAAGGGAAAATACGGTAGAGTCTGTTGAGGGCAATCAGCCAACGTCTCCCGTCTCAGGAAGGATCAGGAACCTCACTGATAATTCCACCGCGTCAACATCCTTGGATACGCGGTTCAAGCGCACTGTGTGCAACATGGAACAACTGCTCAACAAAGCCATGGATTTGGCAAATCAAGCTGTTGACCAAGATGACCACCAATGTCTCGATATGCTTGGAACAGTGGACCATGAAGCAGACTCTCACAACTCTCCACCAAGTGTGCACGAGAGCCTACCTAGCGTCTACGAGTCGAGTGACGATGAAcagccgcctcctcctcctcctcctcctcctgttcaCAAAAGATCGATCGAGAAGGTTGCTACGCCACGTTCTTCGATCAAGCAGCCTCCTCATGTCCCCAAACATCATAGGTCAGCTCCTGGTATGCGCAGTAGGAACGTCAGAATCGAGATTCCCAAGAGGGTCACGAGCCTCAGGAAGCTCAACGCTGGTATGGTGCATGTCCCACTATCAGACCTTCAACGGAGTCGATTTCAGGAGTTGTCGCCCCCAGTGAGCCCGCTCACGCACGCCCCTTCTAGACCAGACGATCACGGCCAGACAGATTCTCTATCTGAACAAGGCTGCATCTTGATGAGTAGAGGgtccaagaaggtcaagaagtGTCGCAGTTGCCGCCGTCTTCCTTTGCTCAACCATCGCTTCAGCTTCTTGTGTGcaaaggaagaggatgttCCTCTCAAGGATACTCGTTCAAGACCTGATGCCAAGCTGCGACCCGCCGGAAAGTCAATTTCGGGAAAGATACGAAAATCAAATTCTTGGAGCTTCGATGGTGCTGCTGACCATCGTCCTGATAATTCAATGGAGGACAGTCTGCTCCATGAGACGGATGGAGCTGGGCCGTCGGCCGAGAGATCATATCCGGCCAAAGATGATCACTTTGAGCAAGATGATCCTCACCCCGAGAATGGTACCGACAGCAGACGCATCAACCTTCGTGGCAAGGCACACGTCAGCCTCAGAGGCTATCAGGGCTTCAGCCTCGCTCGTGCATATCGACGCCATCCCATTGCTCGCGACTGGTCTACGGTCCGGAAACGTTTTGTGGCGACGGTTGCATGCCTGAGTACGGCTGTCATTGGTGTTCTCATCGGCATCTATGCTGGTATGGTGCCTTCGATACAGTACATGATTGCTGACCTGCAACACTATGCCATTCTCGGCAATGTTTTCTTCTACATTGGTCTCGCCAtccccagcttcttcttctggccGTTACCTCTTCTTCATGGCCGGAAGCCCTACATCCTGTCGAGTTTGGTCTTGGCTATGcctctcctctttcctcAGGCTATCACGGTTAGCCAGCCTCGGTCACCCTATGTCAGCACCTGGAGATGGGCTCTGTTGAGTTCTCGTGCCTTCATGGGCCTTACCCTGGGCTTTGCTAGCATGAACTTTCACTCCGTATTGACTGATCTGTTTGGGGCTTCGTTGATGAGCGGCAACCCGCACCAAGAGATTGTTGACAAGCATGACGTGCGAAGACACGGAGGAGGTATGGGTGCTTGGTTGGGGCTCTGGACATGGTGCTACACTGGCTCTCTTGGAATTGGGTTTTTGCTTGGGGCCGTCATCATTGACAGCGCAAACCCATCATGGGGATTCTACGTcagcatcatcctcatcatgttCATCCTTCTTTTGAATGTTGTCTGTCCCGAAGTCCGACGCTCCCCGTTCAGGAGATCCGTGGCTGAGGTCAGAAACGGCAACCGGGTTTCGAGAAGGGTGGCCCGAGGGGAGGTCATGATGCATCGTGTCAAGGATGGTCCTACATGGTGGGGGCAAGAGGTGTACCATGGCATCTTGTTGTCGCTGGAGATGCTTCGGCAGCCTGGCTTTCTCATCATTGCGCTCTACACAGGATGGATCTACGCCCAGgtcgtcctcatcattgTTCTCCTGGGTGCCTTGACGTCGAGGTCATACCAGCTGAGGTCACCGTTTGTTGGTCTCTGTGTCGCTTTCATTTCGTTCGGTGCTTTGGTGGCCATCCCATTCCAAAAGGCGAACTTATTTTCTCGGGgtcgccaccaccagcaacagtCAAATGAGGATACATTCGACAAGAAGTTCTCATGGACGTCTCACCTGCTGAGACGGACAATTGTTTGCTTGGTGTTGCCTCTTGTGGGAGTCGCCTACACATTTGCCTCGACCGGCCCTCCGGTTCCCCTTGAAATCCCTACACTATTCGCTACGATGATTGGTTTGCTCTCGGGTCTCGCCATCTCAGAATGCAACGGCTTGATCATGGAGACATTTGACACTTCGGATCTTCACCCGGGAATGACTGGCCGGCCGCGTGGTGCCTCCAACAAGTCATCCAAACGCACCAACTACTCGTCTTTTCCCCGCGTCACAGCCGGGTTTGCAGTTTGCCACACGATTGGGTTTGTCCTGGCAGCTGTGGCTACGGCAGTGGGAGGTAATCTGCAGCGAAACCTCGGTCAGCAAGCTGCAACTGGTGTCGTTGCCGGTATTCTGTTGATCCTGacgctccttctcctcgcggTTCTCATTCGCTTCAAAGATGTGCAAATCATTCCCGTTTCCAAGAATCTCGAGATGGAAAAGTGGGAGAAGTACCGCAGAGAGAGCATCCGCCGTCGCTCTGAAGTGTCCGCACCTGCCACACAAAACACCATGACCGACGCAGAGATGTGGCGGCCTCTTCTCATGGGCAATCCCTCGAGCCGCATGCGCCGTGTCAACATTCTTGAGCTGGGGTCCATGAGTCGGTGGACAGAGATTCGCAAGAAGAACCGTCTGATTGATGAGACGTCAGCTCATCTCAACCGTGCTGCTCTCGAGTCGGCAGCTACGGCCCTTGAGGAGACAACCACTGATCTTGTCCGTCGTGTCAGCAGCCGGAGGAACAACCGGAGCCCTCCGCCACGGAGGTTTTTCACTGGCAGCCCTGGCCCTTCGGGGGTAACGAGAAGTGAGAGTCCCATACAGCGGGCTGGGATGACGCCAAAGGCTATGGAGCTTGATTCCTTTATTGTGGTCCGACAACCACCTGTTGCTGCTACTGCTGTTCCGGCGAGTCCATCGCCACTTCCAAGCCATTCCAAGACGAGAGGCGCCGGTGATGACTTTATGGAGCGGGAGTGTGTCATGGGGCAGACGGtgaaggaggaagaaaatGAGAATGGGGATAGGGCGCTGTTTGAGTCGAGTGATTTTTTGAGTTCGTCGGATGACCAGAAGGATGTTGTTGGGCGTGGTCGTGCGGAGATCAAGGGCAagtttgatgatgtgggACATCAAGGTCATGGTCATCAGAGTCATtttcaggaggaggagagcgaggggaggaggaatggGAATGAGATTCAAAGGAAGTGA